The genomic stretch CCCTGGTTGACCAGTTTGTGGAAGGGTTCGGCGGTGGAGACGACGCCGAGGTCGAAAAGGACCTTGTGCCAGAAACGGGCGTACAGGAGATGCAGGACGGCGTGTTCGGCACCACCGACGTAAAGGTCGACGCCTTTTTCACCCATCCAGTAGCGCTCGACGGTGGGATCGATGGGCGCCAGATCATTGTTGGGATCACAGTAACGGAGGTAATACCAACACGATCCGGCCCATTGGGGCATGGTGTTGGTTTCACGGGTGGATCCGTCGGGGAGTTTGAGCCAGTCGCTGGCTTTGGCCAGCGGGGCCAAGCCCTCGGGGCTTGGACGGAAATCGTCCATTTCCGGGAGGAGCAGCGGCAGTTCGTTCTCTCCGATGGGGCGGTGTTGTCCGTCCCGCCAGACGATGGGGAAGGGTTCGCCCCAGTAACGCTGGCGGGAGAAGAGCCAGTCGCGGAGTTTGTATTGGACGGCGCCGCGACCAAGGTTCTTTTCCTGCAACCAAGCGATCATGCGCGATTTGGCCTCCGGAGTGGGGAGGCCGTCGAGGAATCCGGAATGGACGGCGGTGCCTTCGCCGCTGAAACAGCCCTCGACGGCCTTGGGGGGCCTGACCACCTCCACCACGGGAAGGTTGAATTTCTGCGCAAAGGCGTGATCGCGTTCGTCGTGGGCAGGGACGGCCATGATGGCACCGGTGCCGTAGCCCATGAGGACGTAGTCGGCGATCCAGACGGGGATTTCCTTTCCGTTGACGGGATTGATCGCATAGGCCCCGGTGAATTCACCGGTTTTGTCCTTGGCCAGGTCGGTGCGTTCGAGGTCGGTCTTGCTGGCTACTTTCTGGCGGTAGGCGTCGACGGCGGCACGGTGGCCGGGCTTGGTGAGGGCATCGACCAGGGGGTGTTCCGGGGAAAGTACGAGATAGGTTGCGCCAAAGAGGGTGTCGGGGCGGGTGGTGTAGACCTCGAGGGGACTCGCGGAATTCGGGATTTGAAATTGGACGAAGGCCCCTTCGGAGCGTCCGATCCAGTTGCGCTGCATTTCCTTGAGCGATTCGGGCCAGTCGAGGACGTCGAGGTCGGCCAGCAGGCGGTCGGCGTAGGCGGTGATTTTCAGCATCCACTGGCGGAGGGGCCGTCGTTCGACGGGGTGGTTGCCGCGTTCCGAGCGGGGTCCCTGGTCGGTGTTGAGGACTTCCTCGTTGGCCAAAACGGTGCCAAGCGCGGGGCAGTACCAAACGGGGGCCTCACTGACGTAGGCCAGGCCTTTTTTGTAGAGCTGGAGAAAGATCCACTGGGTCCAACGGACATACTTCGGATCGGTGGTGTCGACTTCACGGTCCCAGTCGTAGGAAAAGCCCAGGGCCTTGATCTGGCGGCGGAAGTTGTCGATGTTGCGTTTGGTGGTGATGCGGGGGTGGGTGCCGGTCTGGATGGCGTGTTGTTCGGCCGGCAGACCGAAGGCGTCCCAGCCCATGGGGTGGAGTACGTTGAAGCCGCGCATGCGTTTGTAGCGGGCGAGGATGTCGGTGGCGGTGTAGCCCTCGGGGTGGCCGACATGCAGGCCGGCCCCGGAGGGGTAGGGGAACATGTCGAGGATGTAATACTTGGGCTTTTCCGAGCCTGGTTCACCGGGATTGGCGGCGCGGAAGCTGCGGTTCGTTTCCCAATGGGCCTGCCACTTGGGTTCGAAGTCGCGGAAAGGGAACTGCTTGCGTGTCGGGGTCTGCATGGTCGGGGAAGAAAAAAATACAGATTGAAGCCACTAATGCACACTGATTTTCGCGCAACCCGAGAATTCCCAAAATTAGTGTTTATGCGCGGCCGCAAGTGGTTTAAGCGCTGTCTATGCAGACGATCCTCATCGCCACCGGCAACCGGGGCAAGGCGCGGGAATTCCAGGAAATGATCGGACATGCCTGGAGGGTGTTGACCCTGCGGGATCTTCCCGAAGCCCCCACGGTGGAGGAGGATGGGGCGACCTTTGAGGCCAATGCGTGCAAAAAGGCCCTGGCTTTGGTGCCGCACTTTGACGGACCGATTCTGGCCGATGATTCCGGGTTGGAGGTCGATGCCTTGGGCGGTGCACCGGGTGTGTTTTCTGCACGCTATGCCGGAGTTCATGGAGATGATGCGGCCAACAACCGGAAGTTGATGGAGGCGATGCGCGACGTTCCGGAGGCGGCGCGAGGGGCGCAGTTCCATTGCGTCCTGGCCTGGGTGGAGGGCGGAATCGTCCGGGGTACCTACGAGGGGATTTGTCGCGGGCGCATTCTCCGGGAAGGCCGGGGGACGAACGGTTTTGGATACGATCCTCTTTTCCAGCCGGAAGGATTCCTCCACACGATGGCCGAGCTGGACCCCGGAGAAAAACATGCGCTCAGCCATCGCGGCAAAGCCATGAGGCTGGCGGTGGAGGCATTGAACAAAAAGTAGAGCGTTTGTCGGGGGATGGCGAGCGGGCTTGGATTCAGACCAATCTTGCCGGGAGGGGCCTGGAAGCTAAGATACCGGCGTGGAGGTTTTTTTCGGAATCTGCCTGGGACTCGGTCTGGCGGCGGCATCGGGAATGCGCGTCACGGTGCCCGCCCTGGTGCTGGCCATCGCGGCCAAGAGCGGTCATGTCACACTGGCCGAGCATTTCCAATGGCTGGCCACCACTCCGGCCTTGATTTGTCTGGGGGTGGCGGCGTTATTGGAAATAGCGGGCTATTTCATTCCCTGGGTCGACCACCTGCTCGGCAGTATCGCCACCCCGGCCGCGGTGATAGCGGGAACCCTGGTCGCGGCGTCGACGATGGGGCACCTCGATCCCTGGCTCCAGTGGACCCTGGCGGTGATTGCCGGGGGAGGGGCGGCGGGAACGGTGCAGCTGGGGACGGTGGCGGCGCGGGCCTTGTCGCTGTTCACCACCGGGGGGATCGCCAATCCCGTGGTGTCGTTGCTGGAGTTTCTTGGTTCGTTGCTGCTGTCGGTTTTGAGCGTGTTGTTGCCCCTGCTGGGTCTGATCCTGGCGTCGATGGTCTTGCTGGTTTTGTGCGGGGCGATTCTTCTGTGGAGAACACGCCGGGTTCAGGCGCACTGATTTATTTCCGGTTGCCATGGCGGGAGGGCGCTCCAAAATGGAGGTATGGCCGCGACCTTGATGCAGTCGGCTTCGGAACGACTATTGGAGCCGCTCAAGTTGTTCCCACTCCCTGCCGATACGACAGAAATCCTCCAAGCAGCCGAGGCACGCTATGGATTTTCAATCCCGGTCCGCATGGATGACGGATCCTTGCGGGTTTTTCAAGGCTACCGCGTGCAATACAACCGCCTGCGCGGCCCGGCCAAGGGGGGGATACGGTTCCATCCGGCGGTCAATCTGGATGAGGTGACCTCGCTGGCTTTCTGGATGACCTTCAAGTGTGCGGTGGTTGACATCCCCTACGGCGGGGGCAAAGGCGGGGTGGAAGTCGACACCAAGTTGCTTTCCCCGCGCGAACTCGAGCGCCTGAGCCGGGGTTACATCAATGCCTGTGCGCACCTCATCGGTCCGGACAGCGACATCCCGGCGCCGGACATGTACACCAACGAACGCGTCATGGGTTGGATGATCGACCAGTACAACATCATCCACCGGAGCCAGCAGCCGGCGGCATTGACAGGCAAACCACTGGCGCTGGGAGGAACGCGCGGGCGGACCGAGGCCACCGGACGGGGCGGCTTCCATGTCCTCGAGGCCCTGTTGGAACGCCTCAAACTCAAGCGCGAGATCACTCGCGTGGTCGTGCAGGGTTTTGGCAATGTCGGATACTATGCGGCGCTGACGATGGCCGAGGCGGGGTACATCGTGCAGGCGGTGTCGGGTTCGCAGGGGGGGATTTATCGCGCCTCGGGTTTCTCCCCGGCCGAGTTGCAGGAGGCCTATGGGGCGGGTTCGCTGACGGCCTGGGGTGAGGCCCGGGACTGCCGGTTGTTGACCCAGGCCGAGCTCTTGTCGCTGGAAGCGGAGGTGCTTGTGCCTGCGGCGTTGGAAAACCAGATCCATGCCGGGAACGCCGGGGCCGTGCGTGCGCGGGTGGTTTTGGAGTTGGCCAACGGACCGGTGACCCCGGAGGCGGACCTGATTTTGGAAAAGATGGGCGTCGTGGTGGTTCCGGACATTCTGGCCAATGCGGGCGGCGTGACAGTGAGTTACTTTGAATGGGTGCAGAACCGGCAGGGTTTTTACTGGCCCCTAGAGCTGGTGCGGCAGCGGCTGGAGGAGATCATGCACCGGTCGACCCGGGAAGTGGCCCATCTGGCCGACCGGCACGGGTGCAGCCTGCGCACGGCGGCTTATGTGCTGGCGCTGCAGCGGATCAATGCGGCGGTAGAGGCCCGGGGGACACGGACGTTTTTCCAGCGGTAGGGGTAGGAACTTTTGGCCCTAGCCTGTCATTTAAAACGGAGTGAGCCGATGGCGGGTGCGGGAATCGACGGCTGCGCATCTGGCCTTGCTTCATGGGGCTGATTTGGCAGTATTTCACGTTTTCCAGAGATGAAGACAGTCAAATACGGAATATTCAGCGACATCCACAGCAATCTGGAAGCCCTGATTGCGGTCCTGAAGGACATGAAGGAACAGGGCGTGACCCATACGGTCTGCCTGGGCGACGTCGTTGGCTACAACGCCAACCCCCGCGAATGCCTGAAAATCGTCCGCACCCTCGGCTGTCCGTTGATCAAGGGGAACCACGATGACATCGTGGCCAGCAACCAGGACGCGCGCCACTTCAATGCCCTGGCGGGCGAGGGCATCTCGCATTCCAAGAAATTGCTCAACGACGAGGAGAAGTCCTACCTCCGTACCCTCCCGATGCAGGCACGGATCGCCGATTTCACCGTGGTCCACGCGTCGCTTGACGATCCGGAGGACTGGAATTACGTCAACACCGGCCTGGAAGCCGAGAGCAGTTTCACCTACCAACACACCCAGCTTTGTTTCTGTGGCCACACCCACATCGCCAAAATCTTCATCCGCGAGCGTGAAGTGCGCGAGGTGCAGAAATCGCAGAGGCTCGAATTGAAAAAGAACTGCCGCTACCTGGTCAACGTGGGTGCGGTGGGTCAACCGCGTGACCGCGACTGGCGTTCGAGCTACGTCATCTACCAGCCGGAGGCCAAGGTCTTGGAATTCCG from Candidatus Methylacidiphilales bacterium encodes the following:
- a CDS encoding Glu/Leu/Phe/Val dehydrogenase, which codes for MAATLMQSASERLLEPLKLFPLPADTTEILQAAEARYGFSIPVRMDDGSLRVFQGYRVQYNRLRGPAKGGIRFHPAVNLDEVTSLAFWMTFKCAVVDIPYGGGKGGVEVDTKLLSPRELERLSRGYINACAHLIGPDSDIPAPDMYTNERVMGWMIDQYNIIHRSQQPAALTGKPLALGGTRGRTEATGRGGFHVLEALLERLKLKREITRVVVQGFGNVGYYAALTMAEAGYIVQAVSGSQGGIYRASGFSPAELQEAYGAGSLTAWGEARDCRLLTQAELLSLEAEVLVPAALENQIHAGNAGAVRARVVLELANGPVTPEADLILEKMGVVVVPDILANAGGVTVSYFEWVQNRQGFYWPLELVRQRLEEIMHRSTREVAHLADRHGCSLRTAAYVLALQRINAAVEARGTRTFFQR
- the leuS gene encoding leucine--tRNA ligase; translation: MQTPTRKQFPFRDFEPKWQAHWETNRSFRAANPGEPGSEKPKYYILDMFPYPSGAGLHVGHPEGYTATDILARYKRMRGFNVLHPMGWDAFGLPAEQHAIQTGTHPRITTKRNIDNFRRQIKALGFSYDWDREVDTTDPKYVRWTQWIFLQLYKKGLAYVSEAPVWYCPALGTVLANEEVLNTDQGPRSERGNHPVERRPLRQWMLKITAYADRLLADLDVLDWPESLKEMQRNWIGRSEGAFVQFQIPNSASPLEVYTTRPDTLFGATYLVLSPEHPLVDALTKPGHRAAVDAYRQKVASKTDLERTDLAKDKTGEFTGAYAINPVNGKEIPVWIADYVLMGYGTGAIMAVPAHDERDHAFAQKFNLPVVEVVRPPKAVEGCFSGEGTAVHSGFLDGLPTPEAKSRMIAWLQEKNLGRGAVQYKLRDWLFSRQRYWGEPFPIVWRDGQHRPIGENELPLLLPEMDDFRPSPEGLAPLAKASDWLKLPDGSTRETNTMPQWAGSCWYYLRYCDPNNDLAPIDPTVERYWMGEKGVDLYVGGAEHAVLHLLYARFWHKVLFDLGVVSTAEPFHKLVNQGLILGEDGQKMSKSLGNVVNPDDIIGEYGADAMRLFEMFMGPLEQVKPWSSKGVEGVYRFLGRVWRLVMKEQEDGSWVFNGSVVDAPVPPALHKTLHTTIKKVTGDIETLQFNTAISALMVLTNELTPLDTRPKSVIDTLVLLLAPFAPHLSEELWSVLGHPHSLSHEGWPAYDPAALVEDEVEIVIQFNGKLRGRLTVPTALPQGEYEAKVRAHPDFNAWLDGKIVRKVIVVPGKLVNMVVG
- the rdgB gene encoding RdgB/HAM1 family non-canonical purine NTP pyrophosphatase produces the protein MQTILIATGNRGKAREFQEMIGHAWRVLTLRDLPEAPTVEEDGATFEANACKKALALVPHFDGPILADDSGLEVDALGGAPGVFSARYAGVHGDDAANNRKLMEAMRDVPEAARGAQFHCVLAWVEGGIVRGTYEGICRGRILREGRGTNGFGYDPLFQPEGFLHTMAELDPGEKHALSHRGKAMRLAVEALNKK
- a CDS encoding metallophosphoesterase family protein gives rise to the protein MKTVKYGIFSDIHSNLEALIAVLKDMKEQGVTHTVCLGDVVGYNANPRECLKIVRTLGCPLIKGNHDDIVASNQDARHFNALAGEGISHSKKLLNDEEKSYLRTLPMQARIADFTVVHASLDDPEDWNYVNTGLEAESSFTYQHTQLCFCGHTHIAKIFIREREVREVQKSQRLELKKNCRYLVNVGAVGQPRDRDWRSSYVIYQPEAKVLEFRRVAYDLETCQSKIMDLGLPEPLAARLAMGV
- a CDS encoding DUF4126 domain-containing protein codes for the protein MEVFFGICLGLGLAAASGMRVTVPALVLAIAAKSGHVTLAEHFQWLATTPALICLGVAALLEIAGYFIPWVDHLLGSIATPAAVIAGTLVAASTMGHLDPWLQWTLAVIAGGGAAGTVQLGTVAARALSLFTTGGIANPVVSLLEFLGSLLLSVLSVLLPLLGLILASMVLLVLCGAILLWRTRRVQAH